ATTTTGGTGTTTCTGTATGGGGTGCATCAAGCACTGTCTTCCCTAGACATCATCAGGAAGGGTCCTTCCTTACATGTGAGCCTAAGGCTGGAATCCTCAACTCCTTACGTCGAGCAGGAGGCCAGGGCTTGTGCCTGCCTCTGGGAGGATAACAAGCCCTGGCCACTTGGCCCTACCTAGAGATCAGCAGGAAGAGGCTAACTGTTGGGAAGCATAGCAACAGAAATGTAGACACTTATACCATCCAGGACCTGGAATGAGGTAAGTAGTTACAGAACAAGGTAAATATGCCATTGACCAAGTAAAAGGAGACAAAAGTGCTTAACAACAGCAGGATGGACACAGTGACTCGGATTTCTGGGGAGACTCTGGGACAGCAGCTGTCCCTGTGCAGGTGCTGGACTTGCTGGTGGTGTTTCTGGAGGAGAATAACCTTGTAGCCACTTGTGCATACCATCAGTCCCAGAAAGGCCACATCTCGGAAAGTGAGTAACAATGTGAAATTGCTCCTTGGGTCTTTCCAGGTACAGATAATGACGTCAACTGTTACCGTGAAGTTGGTGTTGTGACTGTGTGGGCCTGTTATGCCTATGGCTGTACCGACTTCTATGAGCAGGTTGAAGAGCCAACAGAAGagacaggaagggatgatataatTGGGGGCTCTGGCTTTGACCTCTTCCCATGGAGAGCTGACGGGGCTGATGACAATTGCTTGGAAACCACTCAGCAGGCACGTGCTACAGAGAGAAAGACCCAGACTGACTCTCTGAAGATCAAAGTCAATTTTACACGAGGTGTCATCCAGGAAATTTTTCACCCCAAATGCAGATATTGTCAGTGGGATACCCCTAGAGAGCAGAAAAATGAAGCTGGCTAAAATCAACTGGCTAATGATTTGGTCTGTGGGCCTCAGATTGCAGCTAGTGAAGATGAAAAAGGATAGGAGGATGGAATTCCCCAGGACCCCAAGCCCTGTCTGAGAAAGGTAAAGAGTCCCTAGTATGACATCATATGGAATCATTCCCTTAGTGTTACAGGTAGAACAATGATAGTCAATGCCAGGAGGACCTTGATAGTAAAGAAAGTGTAAAAAACGTCAGTGTAGCAAATGCTCTgaggtttcttttcttcttccacctTGCACTGGCAAATTCATGTTGGGTCGTTTAATTGTGGCTACTACCTCCCCTCACAAGCCCAGGAATGATCCTGAGATTTTGGAAGGGAGGTTGTCTTTGTAGTGTTacagctcatgagcccccaccagtgggCTTCTTCTCATGTTTAGTATTTGGTATAATTTAATCATCAAATAAATATCTTTCTGAAAAAAGTTcttatctctttatctatctgtTTATTAAATTGCATTGTTTTGATTCTGAGTTTAATATACCCTAAAGAAAATGGGCATTGCCATACATATGTTAGAACATGgcagaagcagctaggtggctcaatggagaGAACCTGGGTATAAGGGTCAAGAAGACATAAGTTCacatctgtcttcagacacttattagcagcgtgatcctgggcaagtcactgaatgtctgcctgcttcagtatcctcatctgtaaaatggggatcaaaactgcacctccctcccagaggttgttgtaaggatcacatgaggtagtatttgtaacATGCATAgcgcacaatgcctggcaaattgcaggcacttaataatttcttgtttcctttcttctttccctcgaATCTTATACTTGAACCTGCAGATCTACATTTCatacaacttgcttttcttttaaaatatgtaatacaGTCAGTAAAGGGGTATCTTTTCAAGGGGTCTAGCAAAaacagttggtacaaaacatcCCCCTCAATGTCCATGACAATCTTCCCCAACTCCATACAGGATCCAGGGGAAAATAGGCTAAAGCTTAGGCAGTCCATGGGGCAGTGGGGAACTCCCAGCTCCTGGAATTTTTTGAGGCTCCTGAGATAATCATTAGTGTAGACAAACTCAGCCGACATCATCCATTAGAAATGCTTGTcaagggagtggagccaagatagtggagtagaaggacaggcctgtagaagctccccttcATAGCcgataaaatacctgtaaaaatggctctaaacaaattctagagtatcagaagccacaaaacagcagagtgaaagagatttccagcctaagataacctggaaggctgacaggaaaggtctaaaAACAATAAGTGTACTGAACTGGTAGGTTATAAATCTGTCCTTGACACTTAAGGCAGATGCTGTCATTGGCTGAGGTGGGTCTGCTGCTAGGATGCTGATGGGGAGATGGGAAATTTGCAAGACACACCTTGGACCAAGGCATGGGTATGAGGAGGCCTGCAAAGCAAGGCTGAATCTATTCCTCCTCACCCTTTTCAATCATTCAATTCCTTTTTACCACCAACTGATTACTTGATTCCACATCttgcaatcaatcaataaacatttactaagcacctactatatgccaggcatagtactaagagctgaggatacagatagggtgaaaaggcagtttttttgccctcaaggagcttacaatctattgtGGGAGACAGTATGTAAAcgtatatacaaagcaagttctGGATGGCATAAATGAGAAACAATTGATTGAAATAAGGCCATGAAATtcagagaggttgggaaaggcttcatgtagaacaCAGGGGATTTTAGTTGGTATTTAAAGTAGTCAGAGAGAATGTGTTCCAGTCATCCAAATATACAAGACTTTTCAGAAACAAAGCCAGAGGTGAATAATTGGAGAAACATTAACTCCCAATAGGCAGGTCAAACCAATAAAAGTGATAATGCATATATGAGTGAAATTTTTCCATCCTGTCCCAAATTACcgaagaaattaaaaaaggatGAAATTCATATTTTGGATTAAatatctcaaaggaaataatgaagaaagtggTAAGAAAGGATATCTATCAGCACCAGATCTCAAACTCTACTACAATGCTATCAACAGTAGAACAACTGTGTACTGGTTAAAATCCTGAAAGGTCTCTTGGCACTACAGATTAGGGACACATCCTACAGATGTGTATACAATAGCATAAGGTTCAATCATCCCAAGATTCCCAGTTACTGGGGGTAAGACTCATTTGACAAAACTTCTTCAGAAACATGGATAACAGGACAGAGATTAGGGGAAGCTCGTATGGAGGAGGGAACTGCAGAGTGAAGTTTCTTGACAGAAGTAGGTGTGATCTCAtgtgttttaaatgcataagcttcatcaagagaatgaagaaaggggACAGACTCATCCTTATGAAAATGAGAGCTAAGACACTAAATGGAAGCAATCTCGGCATGTCAGGTCCCCTAATGTTGAGAGCTGAGGTAATCATTAGTGTAGACAAACTCAGCCGACATCATCCATTAGAAATGCTTGtcaggggagtggagccaagatagtggagtagaaggatggacctgtagaaactCCCCTTCATAGCcgataaaatacctgtaaaaatggctctaaacaaattctagagcatcagaagccacaatacagcagagtgaaagagatttccagcctaagataacctggaaggctgacaggaaaggtctattgcaccaggcagaGAGCTGAGCAGAACCTGGCCTTGGCCATGGCATGGCAGGGACATAACTGCAATAGGTTTCAGAGGGTGGAATCCCTGGAAGTAGCTGTGGTTTcaagattgctcaacccacaaatgccacacaCAGCtaaaaaagtcagtgagaaaggtcTTTCACCTGCGTAAGAAGGGAACAGGGACTGGCCTCACAGATAGCAGCAACTGCAGCAGCAACGTCCATTTTTGAAGACCTCAGCCTAGAGCCCCTgggagctgctgatctgggtctcaggccCCAGTAgctctcctgggttgaggaagacTGCTAGTGTGGTGGAgatggaggtggttgtggagagggaattgtactcGTAGATCCTGGGCAAAACAGAGTACTCATGCTTGTTagcagacaagagcacaggccaggagaggagtaaactcttctcccttgattgtgccaccttgcaggaACTGAGGACTTGCAGATCACTGGAGtatacaaaggactcaaaaatcaagtaacagactgggaaaatgacaaaaaagggaaaaacaagactatagaaggttactttcttggtgaacaggtatttttctccatcctttcagatgaggaagaacaaaggataccgtcagagaaagacaacaaagtcaagacttttgcatccaaaacctcgaaaataaacatgcaattgtctcaggtcatggaaaaactaaaaaaaagattttgaaaatcaaataagagaggtggaggaaaattttggaagagaaatgaaagcaatgcaagaaaggcatgaaaagcaagtcaacagcttgctaaaggagacccctaaaatgctgaagaaaataacatccttagaaatagacaaacccaaatggaaaaagaggtccaaaaagtcaatgaggagaaaaatggtataaaaaacagaatcaaccaaatgaaaaagaagattcaaaagctcactgaagaaaacaattctttaaaaattataatggagcagatggaagctaatgactatgagaaaccaagaaattacaaaagaaaatcaaaagaatgactgaaaattaaagacaacgtgaaatatctcattggaaaaacaactgacctggaaaagagatccaggagagacaatttaaaaattatgggactatctgaaatccaagatcaaaaaagaacctagacatcatctttcaagaaattatcaaggaaaactgccctcatattctagaaccagaagataaaataaatgttgaaagaaccCATCAATTaccttctgaaaaagatctgagaagagaaactcttaggaatattgtagccaaatcccagatttctcaggtgaaggagaaaatattgcaagcaggcaaaaagaaacaattcgagttttgtggaaatacaatcataacccaagatttagcaatttctacattgagggatagaagggcttggaatatgatattctacaatcttcccagcaaaactgagtataatacttcagggtaaaaatgatcattcagtgaaatagagaacttttaagcatttttGATGCAAAGAGCAAAGCTGAATggaaaaatatgactttcaaacacaagaattaagagaagcatgaaaaaataaacaggaaaacataaaggacttactaaagttgaactgtttacatttctatatgggaagataacATTTcttactcttgagacttttcccaatatttgggtagatggagtgattatatacatatagacagaaggcacatggtgaattgaataggaaggaatgatagctaaaaaaataaaattatgggatgagagaggaatatattgagaggagaaagggagaaatgcaatggggtaaattatcttgcataaaagagttaagaaaaagcttttccaatggagggtgagagatgggaggtgagaaggaaaaagtggagcttactctcatcacatttggcttaaggagggaataacatgaacatgcattttcatatgaaaatctatcttacactacaggaaagtaggagagaaggggataagtggggtttaggggagatgacagaagagaggacaaatgggaggagggagtaattagaagtaaacacttttggagagggacaaggtcaaaagggagaatagaataaatggggttaggacaggatggagagaaatatacgtctttcacaacatggctattatggatgtcttttgcataagtacacatatatagtgtatattgaattgcttgccttctcagtggggatgggtgggtagggagaaaaagacagaagttggaactcaaagtttttagaACAAACgttgagaattgtttgtttttttaatgtaaaaataaatttttttcatagttttgctTACTtgtttttagatttcgacattcatttccacaaaattttgagttccaatttgtctcctcatctctctcccccaccccataacaccttgcattctgattaccctttccctcatgtgccctcctttctattacaccccacccttcccttatccccatcttctctcttctcttgtagggcaagatagatttccatacaacattacctgtatttcttatttcctaggtatatgcaataacaattctcaacattcgattctaatactttgaattccaacttctctcccttcctccctccccacacatccccactgagaaggcaaggaattcaatacatgctatatatgtgttgttctgcaaaagacttccaaaataatcatgttgtgtaagactatatttccctccattttgccctgtctcccatttattccattctctcattagaccttgtcctttctcaaaaatgtctacttctaattactcccttctcccatttgccctaccttctatcatccccctcactccacttgtccccttctcccctgttttcctgtagtgtactatagactttcataccaaactgagtgagcgtgttattcccttcttaagccatattcagcatttttttgggtctcctttagcaaggtgttgacctgcttttcatgcttttcttgcatctctctcatttctcttcccagttttttctccacctctctaacttgattttcaaaatccttttttgagctcttccatggcctgagcccgttgaatatttattttggatgtttgggatacagaagccttgacttttatgtctttccctgatggtaagcattgttcctcctcatctgaaaggatgggaagagatatctgttcaccaagaaagtaaccttctatagtcttattttttccccttttttgggcattttcccaaccagttacttgacttttgggtcttttgtcaagagtagggtatactcttggaatctgtgagatctcagttcctccaaggtggcacaatcgagtgtgtactggtctggacgcagagagggatttttatgcccagaatcttagcagatacctctccagttcccgtcagcactgggggctgattttcagataagctggatgggcagggccgccattcagtgtgagacaaagaccagttctaccagggcctccacccagggctgaggcaAGTTTCAACTCTTCAATGCCGccagggtttttatgctccaacaatggagcttccgtATGGGCTGTTGTGCAGGCTccgtggccactgcctgctgctggagctatgggaaatcctttctcccttcctggcctgctgataaaaccctgtcactgacctttggcgcctgtgggctgagggatctgaggccctgctactgcgactggagattccacccctaaggtgtcctcctcccagagttttGTTGCAATGTGCCACttggccaaggctgtgctgtgctctgtgctCAGCTCTACATCCAGCACAACCGACATTTCCATGGGCGTTTCAGGTCACcataggctggaaatctcctccactctgttgttcttcacttctgcttCTCTGGAATTTGCTGAGAGcccttctctacaggtattttatgggctgtggggaggaccctgtgtaagtgtgtctttctagtccaccatcttggctccgccccctatatCTTCTTAAGCCATATGagaggagagtaagcttcacttttcccctctcacctcctccctattctactccattgaaaaagatttttttttatctcttttatgagtgataatttgccccgttccatttctccctttctcctcccaatatattcctctctcaccctttaattttattttctatagatATCACCCCTTTTCATTCAACTCAACCTATGCTGTCTGtcggtatgtatatgtgtgtgtgtgtgtgtgtgtgtgagtgtgtgtgcatgtgtgtatgtatgtgtatatgtataatccctccacgtacccaaatactgagaaaagtctcaagagttataaatattgtctttccatgtaggtgtGTAAACAATTATGcttcagaaagtcctttatgatttctctttcctgtttccctttccatgcttctcttgattcttgtgtttgaaagtcaaattttctctttaattctggtcttttgatcaagaatgctggaaagtcctctgtatcattcaatgaccatttcccccctgaagtattatactcagttttgctgggtaggtgatttttggttttaatcccagttcctttgacttctgggatatcccATTCTAAGACCTTTGATCTCTTAATacagaagctgccagatcctatgatatcctgattgtatttccacaatactcaaattgtttctttttagctatttgcaatattttttccttcacctgggaactctgcaatttggctaaatattcctaggagattctcttttcaggtctctttctggaggtcattggtggattctttcaatatttattttgccctctcattctagaatatcagggcagttttccttgataatttcctgaaagataatgtctagactcttttttttttgatcacagctttcaagtagtcccataatttttaaattgtctctcctggatctattttccaagtcagtttttttccaatgagatatttcacattatcttctatttttcattcttttggttttgctttgtaatttcttggtttctcatatagtcattaacttcccttAGTTCCACTCTCatgtttaaagaactattttctttagtgagcttttgaatctccttttccatttcactaattctgctttttaaagccttctcctcattggctttttggacctcttttcccagttgagttagcctgattttaaaggtgttattttcttaagcattttttgggtctcctttagcaagttcgTGACTCGTTTTCAACCTCTTCCATGATCTAagcccattgcatatttgttCTGGAAGTACTGGTTGCAAGCCttcacttcctctgacagtatgcatcgttcttcttcatctgaaaggatggaaggaaatacctgttcagcaagaaagttaccatctatggtcttatttttttctcttttttgggcatttccccagccaggtacttgacttctgaatcttttgtcaagaggaggatcctagtgctcctcctcaccccaggaccatgctcaggactgaggtttagatcagctgctcaattcctccaggggctttaggttgaGTGCTTCACAAGTGGACgcccactgctgctgcttcactgctgctgctgccagtaCCGTCACCACCTGGGGTCAGTGCTGGAGGGTACCCTGCTGCcctcttgcccagttgggaaTGCCATcttactgaactttgaagctttctttggcacttgtgggttgagggatctgagaccctccctgctggggattctgccctgtaGGCCTGTTCTGGTCTTTTTCCTCCCTGTGCCACACCTAGACTCTGCTCCACTCAGcttcccatgggatagacctttcctgtccaccatccaggttacctttgactgaaaatctctttcactccatcGTTCTCTGGTTTCTTCTACTctacaatttgttgagagtcattttttgcaggtatttatgggatgtgggggaagagctagagtatgtgagtCTCTCTattgcaccatcttggctccaaccccaagatttgtttttgcatgcaactgacaAATAAGAAATgcaaggtaatggggtatagaaatctatcttgccctacaagaaaaaagagaaaatggggataaaggaaaggagggatgtgaaaaaagggaagaaagattgggggaaggggtagtcagaatgcatgatgtcttggggtggggggaagggagagatggggagaaaatttgcaactcaaaatcttgtggaaatgaatgtcgaaaactaaaaataaataaattaattaaaaaaactcaaaaagaaaagaaccataGAAACCAAAGAAAATTCTCACTAATTTTAGAAAGTGAAATAACAAAAGAAGAGCAAGCCAAAAGATAAATCCGAAGTCACATTTATAACATGAAGTATCGATGACCTTAATTGCCCTATTAAAATACAGAcattacaaaaatttttaaaaatgaaatgtaagaaaagaaaagaaacaagttattactctttgcatatgatatgacGATATACTTAGGGAACCCCAGAGAACAAAGTTAAGAAAACtggttgaaataataaacaactttggcaaagttgcaggttgcaaaataaacccatataaatcacgtgcatttctatatgttaccaaaaaagctcaagagcaagagatagaaagagaaatcccacttaaagctatAGTAgtcactataaaatatctgggagtctacctgtcaaaacaaacccagggactaagtaaacagaattagaaaacacttttctcacaaataatgtcagatctaaAAAAGCAGAGAAGCATCAGTTGCTCGCaggtaggccaagttaatataataaaaatgacacttctacctaaatttatttacttattcagtgtcataccaatcaagccaccagaaaataattttgtagaGCTAGACAAGAAGAATATCATAATTCGTCTGTAAGaataaaaggttcagaatatcaagggattaatgaaaagaaattcttgggaaagtggcctagccctaccagatttcATATTGTGTTAAAAGGTCTCAAtcttcaaaaccacttggtactggctaagaaatagagggtagaccagtggaataattTAAGTTCTCAAGATACAATAGGGAACGAATGTGGCAATCtgatgtttgataaacccaaggatcccaggtACTGGAATACAAACTCATTGTgtgacaaaaactcctgggaaaactggataacaatgcagtggaaactgggcatagactaatgcctgacactgtacaaaAGAACGAAGTCttaatggatacatgatctaggcataaaaactgatgctataaacaaattagggggagaatggagaaatttatgaccaaacaagagatagagaacgttatgtagtgcaaaatggataattttgattacattgaaaagttgtggcagaaacaaacccaatgcaacaagattaggagggaagtagaaaattgggaaagatttgttttattttatttgttttcagtgttctacaatcacttccacatatctgaGAATTTTTCCCctactcccccttcccccctaccttcccattccctccctgagacagcatacagttttatataggttctgtacatacattcctattaaatacaatttcaccttagtcatgttgcatagaagaattaaaatgaatgggagaactcATAAAACCAACAcacaatacaaaggaaaatgatctgtttcattctgtgatcaaatttcatagttctttctctaaatgtagaaggcattttggcTTAAGGGACTaatgggaattatttaagtccttgaattgcaatgaagtcctaagtctaccagaaaaattcctcgcacactgtggttgttgctgtgtacaaagttcttatggttctgctcctttcactcagcatcagttcatataagtctttccaggcatctctgaagtcttcctgttcatcatttcctatagcacagtagtattccattatattgatatacaacagcttgttcagccattctccaattgatgggcatccccttgatttctagtttttggccaccacaaagagagttgctataaatatttttgtacatgtgggatccttttccatttttatgatctctttggaatatagtcctagaaacgatattgcaataaaaattatatgtactaAAAGGTCATGGGAAGATAAaccaaaatttaattggaaactaaataatctaatcctaaagaatgagtgggttaaacaacaaatcgtAGAAGCAACCAccaacttcatttaagagaatgacaataatgagacaacctaccaaatcttatgcgatactacaaaagcagttcttggggTAAGTttaatatctttgaatgcctacatgaataacatagagaaggaggagatcagtgaattgggaatgcagctgaaaaagttagaaaaagcacaaattgaaaatc
The DNA window shown above is from Notamacropus eugenii isolate mMacEug1 chromosome 2, mMacEug1.pri_v2, whole genome shotgun sequence and carries:
- the LOC140524819 gene encoding vomeronasal type-1 receptor 4-like, coding for MIPYDVILGTLYLSQTGLGVLGNSILLSFFIFTSCNLRPTDQIISQLILASFIFLLSRGIPLTISAFGVKNFLDDTSCKIDFDLQRVSLGLSLCSTCLLSGFQAIVISPVSSPWEEVKARAPNYIIPSCLFCWLFNLLIEVGTAIGITGPHSHNTNFTVTVDVIICTWKDPRSNFTLLLTFRDVAFLGLMVCTSGYKVILLQKHHQQVQHLHRDSCCPRVSPEIRVTVSILLLLSTFVSFYLVNGIFTLFCNYLPHSRSWMV